In a genomic window of Phragmites australis chromosome 14, lpPhrAust1.1, whole genome shotgun sequence:
- the LOC133890175 gene encoding disease resistance protein Pik-2-like: MEGAAQTVLSNAGQLLGAEYRLLRGVGGEVAELRDDLATMNALLRMQSEAEDGAVDHFAREWMKQLRELAYDAEDCVDLYKLRIKCRPNDGVRAWLERLLGTLLRRRRLASEISALRARAVAVSERHARYGVDRDALRRSPSLSGPPVLAASASAHALRPANGPAADHHQLVGIDDQARSLVERLKERVNEERYLKVFSIVGFGGGGKTTLAMEVCRRLEAEFPCQAMVSLSQAFEPGRDLKALLKRMLQQVVKVKTENERGVKEEGDLGGIDGLDEQHLADKLKESINDKSLQNLSQ; this comes from the coding sequence atgGAGGGAGCGGCCCAGACCGTCTTAAGCAATGCTGGGCAGCTATTGGGTGCCGAGTATCGGCTACtccgcggcgtcggcggcgaggtaGCTGAGCTGCGGGACGATCTAGCCACCATGAACGCCCTCCTCCGTATGCAGTCCGAGGCCGAGGACGGCGCCGTGGACCACTTCGCCCGGGAGTGGATGAAGCAGTTGCGCGAGCTCGCCTACGATGCCGAGGACTGCGTTGACTTATACAAGCTCCGCATCAAGTGCAGGCCGAACGACGGCGTGCGCGCTTGGTTGGAACGCCTGCTCGGGACGCTCTTGCGGCGCCGTCGCCTCGCCTCTGAAATCAGCGCCCTCCGCGCCCGCGCCGTCGCCGTCAGCGAGCGCCACGCGCGGTACGGCGTCGACCGCGACGCACTACGCCGCTCTCCTTCTTTATCTGGCCCTCCGGTGCTGGCGGCGTCCGCGTCTGCACATGCGCTCCGCCCAGCCAACGGCCCTGCTGCTGACCACCATCAGCTCGTCGGCATCGACGACCAGGCGCGCTCCCTGGTCGAGCGGCTGAAGGAGCGGGTCAACGAAGAGCGCTATCTCAAGGTGTTCTCTATCGTGGGGTTTGGCGGCGGCGGAAAGACTACGCTGGCCATGGAGGTGTGCCGGCGGTTGGAGGCGGAGTTCCCGTGCCAGGCGATGGTGTCGTTGTCTCAGGCGTTCGAGCCGGGCAGGGACCTCAAGGCGCTGCTCAAGCGCATGCTTCAGCAGGTCGTCAAGGTCAAAACGGAGAATGAGAGAGGCGTCAAGGAAGAGGGGGACCTGGGAGGAATCGACGGCTTGGATGAACAACACCTGGCAGACAAGCTCAAGGAGAGTATCAACGACAAAAG